A stretch of Nitrospira sp. DNA encodes these proteins:
- the rapZ gene encoding RNase adapter RapZ produces MAQLNLVIVSGLSGSGKSHALKAFEDAGYFCIDNLPPTLIPTFVDLCNQQGGEISNVALGVDIRERVFFPDLVGTLERIKTLGYSIRLLFLEAREEVLVRRFSESRRPHPVLPQVPVIEGVRYEKERVAELRRQADRIIDTSDLTVHELREVLAKECARGSAARKLAVTLLTFGYKFGVPYDIDLLFDVRFLRNPFFVPDLKPLSGDDPRVRTYVLTDSDAIALISQLEGLLKFLIPLYQREQRSYLTIAIGCTGGRHRSVAIAGRLRESLSALNLDVMLKHRDLHKS; encoded by the coding sequence ATGGCACAGCTCAATCTCGTCATCGTCAGCGGACTATCCGGGTCCGGGAAATCTCATGCGCTGAAGGCGTTTGAGGATGCGGGATATTTCTGTATCGATAACCTTCCGCCGACCCTGATCCCAACCTTCGTCGATCTCTGCAATCAGCAAGGGGGGGAGATTTCGAATGTGGCGTTGGGGGTTGATATCCGTGAGCGGGTATTTTTCCCCGATTTGGTTGGGACGCTTGAGCGGATCAAGACGCTGGGGTATTCGATTCGCCTGCTTTTTCTGGAAGCCAGAGAGGAGGTGCTGGTTAGGCGGTTTTCCGAGTCTCGCCGTCCACATCCCGTGCTCCCTCAGGTGCCGGTCATCGAAGGGGTTCGTTACGAGAAAGAGCGCGTGGCGGAGTTGCGCCGACAGGCCGATCGGATTATCGACACGTCGGATCTGACAGTCCATGAACTTCGCGAGGTATTGGCGAAGGAGTGTGCTCGGGGATCGGCAGCTCGGAAACTTGCGGTGACGTTGTTGACCTTCGGATATAAGTTTGGTGTGCCATACGATATTGATTTGCTCTTCGATGTCCGGTTTCTCCGGAATCCATTTTTCGTCCCCGATCTCAAGCCTCTTTCCGGGGATGATCCGCGTGTTCGCACCTATGTGCTTACCGATTCCGATGCGATCGCGCTGATAAGTCAGCTTGAAGGCCTGCTGAAGTTCCTGATTCCCCTCTACCAGCGAGAGCAGCGCAGTTATCTGACAATTGCCATTGGGTGCACTGGCGGGCGGCATCGGTCCGTAGCCATTGCCGGCCGTCTGCGGGAAAGCCTCTCAGCGCTGAATTTAGATGTGATGCTCAAGCATCGAGATCTTCATAAATCATAG
- the raiA gene encoding ribosome-associated translation inhibitor RaiA produces MKLRITGRHMDVTPALRRYLETRFDRLDRYGLKVGTVQVVLSVEKLQHKAEAVCTVSGKRVQAKTATREMYATIDALSDRVDVQLRKLKERLASHKPEKATRPRSVRALAAELPSAPPVEVERCAVPTLSLSAVHDHFSDHLEPFMLFTNAESGKICVAQRLAGGQVVLLEPYSESARPRSRTSTKA; encoded by the coding sequence ATGAAACTGAGAATTACCGGTCGGCATATGGATGTCACGCCGGCATTGCGCCGTTATCTCGAAACGCGGTTTGATCGGCTGGATCGATACGGATTGAAGGTCGGGACGGTCCAAGTGGTGCTGAGTGTTGAAAAGCTGCAGCATAAAGCGGAAGCCGTCTGCACCGTCAGTGGGAAACGGGTTCAGGCGAAGACGGCAACGCGGGAGATGTATGCGACGATCGATGCCCTGTCGGATCGGGTCGATGTTCAGTTGCGGAAGCTGAAAGAACGGTTGGCCAGTCATAAACCGGAGAAGGCGACAAGGCCGCGGTCGGTACGGGCATTGGCCGCTGAGTTGCCATCGGCGCCGCCGGTTGAGGTGGAGCGATGTGCCGTTCCGACGCTGTCGCTCTCCGCGGTGCATGACCACTTCAGCGACCATCTTGAGCCGTTCATGTTGTTCACGAATGCGGAATCGGGAAAGATCTGTGTCGCTCAGCGGTTGGCTGGTGGACAAGTGGTGCTGCTAGAGCCCTATTCAGAGAGTGCACGGCCCCGATCACGAACCAGTACGAAGGCATAA
- the rpoN gene encoding RNA polymerase factor sigma-54, with amino-acid sequence MKLRLDLKLSQKLIMTPQLQQAIKLLQLSRLELQQSLSQHLLENPLLDEVAAEAEEAEASTAEEKTESAPAETAQDSPEESGTLEERGSPEEFSASGWEEYFGSDRRSGGSEYPSSSSQDEFPSYEQTVAKATSLEEHLLWQLSLSGLSEREKAIGRLIIGNLDDDGYLRITLAEVVNGTEFSVAEAESVLRDIQTFDPTGVGARDLPECLLLQLGHLGKNPMGSLGARPGALKGAVVEGIVLHHLKDLEKKQYSKIAKALDVTVEEVFEATKLIGDLEPKPGRPFSNTQNYVIVPDVFVVKNEGEWVVLLNDDGLPRMRISPYYKQLMASGQGGAEETKSYLDEKLRAAQWVIRSIEQRNKTIVKVVTSIVKFQEQFFEKGVQYLKPLVLKQVAEDIGMHESTISRVTANKYMYCPQGMLELKFFFNAGLQRVDQPSDMLSSVTVREMIRKMIAEEDSQRPLKDEEIAARLKTQQVLIARRTVAKYRAEENIPSASQRKRFF; translated from the coding sequence ATGAAGCTTCGTCTTGACCTCAAGCTCAGTCAAAAATTGATCATGACGCCGCAGTTGCAGCAGGCGATCAAGCTGTTGCAGCTCTCTCGGTTGGAGTTGCAGCAAAGTCTGTCGCAACATCTCCTTGAGAATCCCTTGTTGGACGAAGTGGCGGCAGAGGCTGAAGAAGCCGAAGCGAGTACGGCGGAAGAGAAGACCGAGAGTGCGCCTGCTGAGACCGCCCAGGACTCTCCGGAAGAATCAGGGACTCTTGAAGAGCGGGGATCGCCGGAAGAGTTTTCCGCCTCCGGCTGGGAAGAGTACTTTGGCAGTGATCGCCGATCGGGAGGATCCGAATATCCCTCATCCTCTTCCCAAGATGAGTTTCCCTCCTATGAACAGACGGTGGCCAAGGCGACGTCGCTGGAAGAGCATCTCTTGTGGCAGCTTTCGTTATCCGGTTTATCCGAGCGGGAGAAAGCGATCGGCCGGCTCATCATTGGAAATCTCGATGATGACGGCTATCTGCGCATTACGCTGGCCGAGGTGGTGAATGGCACGGAGTTTTCGGTTGCCGAAGCCGAGTCGGTTTTAAGGGACATTCAGACGTTCGATCCGACGGGTGTGGGGGCTCGTGATTTGCCGGAATGTCTCCTGCTTCAGTTAGGCCATCTGGGGAAGAACCCCATGGGGTCGCTTGGGGCGAGACCGGGAGCCCTCAAGGGGGCGGTGGTCGAAGGGATTGTGCTGCATCATTTGAAAGATTTGGAGAAGAAACAATATAGCAAGATTGCGAAGGCGCTGGATGTGACGGTCGAAGAAGTGTTTGAGGCGACCAAACTTATCGGGGATTTGGAGCCAAAGCCTGGGCGCCCCTTCAGCAATACGCAAAATTATGTGATTGTGCCGGATGTGTTTGTCGTGAAAAACGAAGGCGAGTGGGTGGTGCTGTTGAACGACGATGGTTTGCCGCGCATGCGCATTAGCCCCTACTACAAGCAATTGATGGCATCCGGGCAGGGAGGGGCGGAGGAAACCAAGTCCTATCTCGATGAGAAGTTGCGGGCGGCGCAGTGGGTGATCCGAAGCATTGAACAGCGCAACAAGACCATTGTGAAAGTCGTGACCAGCATCGTGAAGTTCCAGGAGCAGTTTTTCGAAAAAGGGGTGCAGTATCTCAAGCCGTTGGTGCTGAAGCAGGTTGCGGAAGATATCGGGATGCATGAATCGACGATCAGCCGAGTCACGGCAAATAAGTATATGTATTGTCCTCAGGGCATGTTGGAGCTCAAGTTTTTCTTCAATGCCGGGCTGCAACGAGTGGATCAGCCGTCCGACATGCTTTCTTCCGTTACGGTGCGAGAGATGATTCGCAAGATGATTGCGGAGGAAGATTCACAGCGTCCTTTGAAGGACGAGGAAATTGCCGCGCGCCTTAAGACCCAGCAGGTCTTGATTGCGCGGCGGACGGTGGCCAAGTATCGCGCCGAGGAGAATATTCCGTCGGCAAGCCAGCGGAAGCGATTCTTTTAA
- the lptB gene encoding LPS export ABC transporter ATP-binding protein: MPISQAEPPLECLQAGGLVKSFRGRKVVKGVAIEVFAGEVVGLLGPNGAGKTTIFDMMVGLCQPDEGEITFSGESITKLPMYQRARRGIGYLPQESSVFRRLSVENNVLAILEVLGYPRGERAERVDALLKDLDLVHIRKSMAYALSGGERRRLEITRALATNPSFMLLDEPFAGIDPIAVADIQQIILRLKEKGIGILITDHNVQETLSIVDRAYIINEGQILEAGSPDAIVKSETARAVYLGDRFKL; this comes from the coding sequence TTGCCCATATCCCAGGCGGAGCCCCCCCTCGAATGCCTGCAGGCCGGAGGATTGGTCAAAAGCTTTCGTGGACGCAAGGTGGTCAAAGGCGTTGCCATCGAGGTGTTCGCTGGCGAAGTCGTCGGTCTTCTCGGGCCAAATGGAGCCGGAAAAACAACCATCTTTGATATGATGGTCGGCCTCTGTCAGCCTGATGAGGGGGAGATTACGTTTAGCGGAGAATCCATCACGAAGCTGCCCATGTATCAACGGGCCAGAAGAGGCATTGGCTATCTGCCGCAAGAATCGTCGGTGTTTCGCCGGCTTTCGGTGGAGAATAATGTCTTGGCGATTTTGGAAGTCCTAGGGTATCCTCGGGGTGAGCGGGCTGAGCGAGTCGATGCGCTGCTCAAGGATCTCGATCTGGTGCACATCCGCAAAAGTATGGCCTATGCCTTATCCGGAGGAGAACGGCGGCGCTTGGAAATTACCCGCGCGCTGGCGACCAATCCGTCATTTATGCTGCTGGATGAGCCGTTTGCCGGGATTGATCCAATCGCTGTGGCCGATATTCAGCAGATCATTCTCCGGCTGAAAGAGAAGGGGATTGGCATTCTGATCACGGATCATAATGTTCAGGAGACACTCTCGATCGTGGATCGAGCGTATATTATCAATGAAGGGCAGATTTTAGAGGCCGGGTCTCCGGACGCGATTGTGAAGAGTGAAACAGCTCGGGCGGTCTATCTCGGAGACCGGTTCAAACTCTAG
- a CDS encoding LptA/OstA family protein, with amino-acid sequence MYMWICLLLLSLLSPGIALAVLSPDGGASKVQEPAAPPTNITAKKMTVRNQESQAVFEGTVVLTQGTLMVYSDKMVVLFHPRGAGEQSDRPADSKSTGGASSPELSKRSDVMPGSSGQSVKQIEATGHVRIEREGGKATSNKAVFDNSRRIVTLTGDPVAWEKGTRVTGEKIIIYLDEDRSVVEGGTHLRIDGEGGGSQ; translated from the coding sequence ATGTACATGTGGATCTGTCTCCTGCTTCTTAGTCTTCTCTCGCCGGGTATTGCCTTGGCGGTGCTGTCTCCGGATGGTGGCGCATCAAAGGTTCAGGAGCCCGCCGCTCCTCCCACAAATATTACGGCAAAGAAAATGACCGTTCGGAATCAGGAGAGTCAGGCGGTCTTTGAGGGGACGGTGGTCCTCACTCAGGGAACGTTAATGGTGTATTCGGATAAGATGGTCGTTTTATTTCACCCTCGTGGTGCTGGAGAGCAAAGCGATCGTCCTGCGGATTCCAAATCCACCGGAGGGGCTTCTTCGCCAGAGCTTTCCAAAAGATCTGACGTCATGCCTGGCTCATCCGGTCAATCGGTCAAGCAGATTGAGGCGACGGGCCATGTACGAATCGAGCGTGAGGGCGGCAAGGCGACCTCAAACAAGGCGGTGTTTGATAACAGCCGGCGAATTGTGACCTTGACGGGTGATCCGGTGGCTTGGGAAAAAGGCACCCGTGTCACCGGAGAAAAGATCATTATCTACCTCGATGAGGACCGAAGTGTTGTCGAGGGCGGAACCCATCTACGCATTGATGGCGAGGGAGGCGGGAGTCAATGA
- the lptC gene encoding LPS export ABC transporter periplasmic protein LptC, with translation MWEVLARRSLLALSGVLAVFLGYLLFTNADSVPVSRSAAPGAIEQADAKISEFAFTQTKGDVVQWKVEAKQARLFEQEKRAVLNDVQVTLYGQAGKELTVSGEEGALDTATKDFVLSNRTDPLVIETGSGYIIYTNHLAWTDATKLLRTDDAVRIVGNGLEITGRGLLGHMESEEFEVLDNVHVDLSPAS, from the coding sequence ATGTGGGAGGTGCTAGCGAGGCGAAGTCTTCTTGCCCTAAGCGGAGTCCTGGCGGTATTTCTCGGGTACCTTCTCTTTACTAATGCAGATTCAGTTCCTGTAAGCCGTTCGGCAGCGCCTGGCGCCATTGAGCAAGCTGATGCCAAGATTTCGGAGTTTGCCTTTACTCAGACCAAGGGCGATGTGGTGCAGTGGAAGGTGGAGGCCAAACAGGCGCGTTTGTTTGAGCAGGAGAAGCGGGCAGTGTTAAATGATGTCCAGGTTACGCTGTATGGCCAGGCGGGAAAAGAGCTTACAGTTTCAGGCGAGGAAGGGGCGCTTGATACGGCAACAAAAGATTTTGTGTTGTCGAATCGGACGGATCCGCTGGTAATCGAAACGGGAAGCGGGTACATCATCTATACGAATCATTTGGCCTGGACTGACGCGACAAAGCTTCTCCGCACGGACGATGCCGTCCGGATTGTCGGCAATGGGCTCGAAATTACCGGGCGCGGCCTGTTGGGCCATATGGAGTCCGAAGAGTTTGAGGTGTTGGATAATGTACATGTGGATCTGTCTCCTGCTTCTTAG
- the rplQ gene encoding 50S ribosomal protein L17, with the protein MRHRKKGRQLGRQTKHRSALFRNMVTSLIDHERIETTEAKAKEVRGFTDRMITLGKEGTLAARRRALAFLRSKDVVSKLFSDVAGRFTDRSGGYTRMIKTRRRIGDGAEMVALELVTMVAKPLSKKASVPAAPAPAAPSEPTA; encoded by the coding sequence GTGCGACACAGAAAAAAAGGTCGGCAACTCGGTCGGCAGACGAAGCATCGGTCGGCATTGTTTCGGAACATGGTCACGTCGTTGATTGACCATGAGCGGATTGAAACGACTGAAGCCAAGGCCAAAGAAGTACGGGGATTTACGGACCGGATGATTACGCTGGGCAAGGAAGGCACCTTGGCCGCTCGCCGCCGGGCGCTTGCGTTTTTGCGGAGCAAGGATGTCGTCTCGAAATTGTTTAGCGATGTGGCGGGGCGGTTTACGGATCGGTCCGGCGGGTATACGCGAATGATCAAGACACGCCGCCGTATCGGTGATGGTGCCGAAATGGTCGCGCTTGAGCTGGTTACGATGGTGGCAAAGCCGCTTAGCAAGAAGGCCAGTGTGCCGGCTGCGCCGGCTCCTGCCGCTCCTTCAGAGCCAACCGCATAG
- a CDS encoding DNA-directed RNA polymerase subunit alpha: protein MKDFQVPMRVEVDSDAHSPTFGRFTTEAFERGFGTTIGNALRRVLLSSLTGAAVTTVKIEGVLHEFSTIPGVTEDVTSIILNIKSLRLALHTDKPRTIRLRKKGPGEAKGSDIIHDADVTILTPDLHIATLDKDATLDIEMTIKHGRGYMPAERNKEEGLPIGVIAIDSVFSPIKRVNFHVENARVGRMTDYDKLTMEIWTDATISPRDALSTAAGILRDHLDIFINPEERGEGKREAGYEESLHEENKNLSRSVNELELSVRAANCLKNANIKTIRDLVQKTENEMLKTKNFGKKSLNEIKEILSEMGLTLGGKVDTDASGNGSQQSE, encoded by the coding sequence ATGAAAGACTTTCAGGTCCCGATGCGGGTGGAAGTCGACAGTGATGCGCATTCCCCAACCTTTGGCCGATTCACCACCGAGGCATTTGAACGGGGTTTCGGCACAACGATTGGAAACGCATTGCGGCGTGTTCTGCTGTCTTCGCTCACTGGGGCCGCAGTGACCACGGTAAAGATCGAAGGTGTGTTGCACGAGTTTTCCACGATTCCTGGCGTCACGGAAGATGTCACGTCCATCATTCTCAATATCAAGAGCCTGCGTCTGGCGCTGCATACCGACAAGCCGCGGACGATCCGTTTGCGGAAGAAGGGGCCAGGAGAGGCGAAGGGGTCTGACATTATCCATGATGCGGACGTCACGATTCTTACGCCAGATCTGCATATTGCGACGCTTGATAAGGACGCGACACTCGATATTGAAATGACCATCAAGCACGGACGCGGCTATATGCCGGCCGAGCGGAATAAGGAAGAAGGGCTGCCGATCGGGGTCATCGCCATCGACTCCGTCTTCTCACCCATCAAGCGCGTTAATTTCCATGTCGAGAATGCGCGTGTCGGGCGGATGACGGATTACGATAAGCTGACGATGGAGATTTGGACGGATGCCACGATCAGCCCGAGGGACGCCTTGTCCACGGCCGCCGGAATTCTTCGCGACCATCTGGATATCTTCATTAATCCAGAAGAACGCGGCGAAGGAAAGCGGGAGGCGGGTTATGAAGAGTCGCTGCACGAGGAGAATAAAAACCTTTCGCGCAGCGTGAATGAGCTGGAGCTGTCTGTGCGCGCCGCCAATTGTTTGAAGAATGCGAACATCAAGACGATTCGAGATCTTGTGCAAAAGACGGAAAATGAAATGCTGAAAACGAAAAATTTCGGCAAGAAGTCCCTGAATGAAATCAAGGAGATCTTGTCTGAAATGGGTTTGACGCTGGGCGGCAAGGTTGATACCGATGCCTCCGGCAATGGCAGCCAGCAGTCAGAGTAA
- the rpsD gene encoding 30S ribosomal protein S4, which produces MAKYRGPVCRLCRREGEKLFLKGTRCMTEKCAIERRSYAPGQHGQARPRISDYSQQLREKQKLRRIYGLQECQFRGVFERAERQSGVTGDALLRLLECRLDNVAYRLGFGASRKQARQIVSHGHLTMNGKRITVAGAIVKAGDVIQVRERSRNVPSIQAALEGVDGRGIPDWLELDKGALKGTVRALPTKDQITLPVNEQMVVELYSR; this is translated from the coding sequence GTGGCTAAGTATCGGGGTCCAGTCTGTCGGCTTTGCCGGCGCGAAGGTGAAAAGCTGTTCTTAAAGGGCACTCGGTGCATGACCGAGAAGTGCGCCATCGAGCGACGGAGCTATGCACCTGGCCAGCACGGTCAGGCACGTCCTCGGATCTCAGACTATAGCCAGCAGTTGAGGGAAAAGCAGAAGTTGCGGCGTATCTATGGACTCCAAGAGTGCCAGTTCCGTGGCGTGTTTGAGCGGGCTGAGCGGCAGTCAGGCGTCACGGGTGACGCCCTCTTGCGGTTATTGGAATGCCGGCTGGACAATGTGGCGTACCGGCTCGGATTTGGCGCTTCCAGAAAACAGGCCCGCCAAATTGTGAGCCATGGACATCTCACGATGAATGGCAAGCGGATCACGGTTGCCGGTGCCATTGTGAAGGCTGGCGATGTTATTCAGGTTCGCGAGCGGAGCCGGAATGTCCCGTCTATTCAGGCGGCCTTGGAAGGGGTTGATGGGCGAGGGATTCCCGATTGGCTGGAGCTCGATAAGGGCGCGCTCAAGGGCACGGTTCGCGCGTTGCCGACGAAGGATCAAATCACGCTGCCTGTCAACGAACAGATGGTCGTCGAATTGTATTCGCGATAG
- the rpsK gene encoding 30S ribosomal protein S11 — protein MSVKKGKKKERRIVQNGVAHVQASFNNTIVTITDMSGNTVVWASAGNQGFKGSRKSTPFAAQRAGETAARKAMESGMRQIDVYVNGPGSGRESAIRSLQAAGLRINLIRDVTPIPHNGCRPPKRRRV, from the coding sequence ATGAGTGTGAAGAAGGGTAAGAAGAAAGAGCGCCGGATTGTCCAAAACGGCGTGGCGCATGTTCAGGCCTCTTTCAATAATACGATCGTCACGATCACGGACATGAGCGGGAATACCGTGGTCTGGGCGAGCGCCGGCAATCAAGGGTTCAAGGGATCCCGCAAGAGCACTCCGTTTGCCGCGCAGCGTGCGGGAGAAACGGCTGCGCGCAAGGCGATGGAAAGCGGGATGCGGCAGATCGATGTGTATGTGAACGGGCCAGGATCCGGCCGCGAGTCGGCCATTCGCTCGCTCCAGGCCGCAGGGTTGCGCATCAATTTGATCCGCGATGTGACGCCGATTCCGCACAATGGATGCCGGCCTCCCAAGCGTCGGCGTGTGTAA
- the rpsM gene encoding 30S ribosomal protein S13 gives MARIAGIDLPREKRTDIGLTYIFGIGRAVARKILKEAGVDGSIRIKDLSEDKIVKLREIIDRDHRVEGDLRKEMSLNIKRLIDTGSYRGLRHRKGLPVRGQRTKTNARTRKGRRSGVGSKPRPTAKA, from the coding sequence ATGGCACGTATCGCAGGCATTGATTTGCCGAGAGAGAAGCGGACGGATATCGGACTCACCTATATCTTCGGAATCGGGAGAGCCGTTGCCCGCAAAATTTTGAAAGAAGCCGGTGTGGATGGATCGATCCGCATCAAGGATTTGAGCGAAGATAAGATTGTCAAGCTCAGGGAAATCATTGATCGCGATCATCGCGTTGAGGGTGATCTCAGAAAAGAGATGTCCCTGAACATCAAGCGTTTAATCGACACGGGATCCTATCGTGGATTGCGCCATCGCAAAGGCTTGCCGGTTCGCGGCCAGCGCACCAAGACCAACGCCAGGACTCGGAAGGGACGCCGGTCAGGGGTGGGAAGCAAGCCGAGACCAACCGCGAAAGCCTAA
- the rpmJ gene encoding 50S ribosomal protein L36: protein MKVKSSVKPICAKCKVVRRQGVVRILCENPRHKQRQG from the coding sequence ATGAAAGTAAAGTCTTCAGTGAAGCCGATTTGTGCGAAATGCAAAGTGGTCCGTCGCCAGGGCGTGGTTCGGATCTTGTGCGAGAACCCCAGGCATAAGCAGCGACAAGGGTAA
- the infA gene encoding translation initiation factor IF-1, whose product MAKEDIIEVQGSVTETLPNAMFRVKLDNGHILLAHISGKMRMHFIRILPGDKVTVEMSPYDLTRGRITYRFK is encoded by the coding sequence GTGGCAAAAGAAGATATTATCGAAGTGCAGGGATCAGTGACCGAAACGTTACCCAATGCAATGTTTCGGGTCAAACTCGATAATGGGCATATCCTCTTGGCGCATATTTCAGGGAAAATGCGGATGCATTTTATCCGGATTCTTCCGGGCGACAAAGTCACGGTGGAGATGTCTCCATACGATTTGACAAGAGGGCGGATCACATACCGATTCAAGTAG
- the map gene encoding type I methionyl aminopeptidase, which produces MIILKTPEEVAVMAEASRVVAEALEIVRREVRAGVTTDDLDRIAEEAIRSRGAVPAFKGYRSYPKTLCASVNEQVVHGIPSKRKLKDGDIIGLDLGAIVGGFYGDSAVTVAVGRVDEKVARLIQVTKEALDLGIAQAVVGKRLTDISHAVQRHVEAAGYSVVTEFVGHGIGRQLHEEPQVPNYGKPGQGPRLQPGMVLAIEPMVNMGGSAVRVLEDRWTAVTADGSLSAHFEHTVAIQADGAARVLSQRVGEAAERHA; this is translated from the coding sequence ATGATCATTCTCAAGACGCCTGAAGAAGTTGCCGTGATGGCTGAGGCGTCGCGGGTGGTTGCCGAAGCCCTTGAGATTGTCAGGCGTGAAGTCAGAGCGGGTGTGACTACAGATGACCTCGACCGCATTGCTGAAGAAGCGATCCGGTCGAGAGGCGCGGTTCCGGCGTTTAAGGGGTATCGCAGTTATCCGAAAACGCTGTGCGCGTCCGTGAATGAACAGGTTGTCCACGGTATTCCGTCCAAGCGAAAGTTGAAGGACGGCGATATCATCGGACTCGATCTCGGCGCCATCGTTGGCGGATTTTACGGTGATTCTGCCGTGACGGTGGCAGTGGGGCGAGTGGATGAGAAAGTGGCCAGGCTGATTCAGGTGACAAAGGAAGCCTTGGATCTCGGTATTGCTCAAGCGGTTGTTGGAAAGAGGCTGACAGATATCTCCCATGCCGTGCAGCGGCATGTTGAAGCAGCCGGCTATTCCGTAGTTACAGAGTTTGTCGGGCATGGAATCGGGCGGCAACTCCATGAAGAGCCGCAAGTGCCCAACTATGGAAAGCCTGGGCAGGGGCCGCGGTTACAGCCTGGGATGGTGTTAGCGATCGAGCCGATGGTCAATATGGGTGGGAGCGCCGTTCGGGTTCTCGAGGATCGATGGACGGCTGTGACGGCTGATGGCAGTCTCTCCGCTCACTTTGAACATACCGTCGCAATCCAGGCGGACGGGGCTGCCCGTGTGCTGAGTCAACGTGTCGGAGAAGCTGCCGAACGGCATGCGTGA
- a CDS encoding adenylate kinase: MRLVFLGAPGVGKGTQADKVAALYGVLKISTGDLLREAVRNKTALGLEAKGFMDQGKLVPDSVVIGLVREKLSDPSCGKGFVLDGFPRTVPQAEELAKALISRNIGLDRVINFQVSREDVVKRLTGRRSCSKCQATFHLDFAPSKVDGICDRCGGGLVQRSDDQREAIETRLKVYDEQTAPLISFYEKKGLLSNLDGGGSVESVSQNLTKVLAACKTA, translated from the coding sequence ATGCGTCTTGTGTTTCTTGGAGCGCCTGGGGTAGGAAAAGGGACGCAGGCCGACAAAGTAGCCGCTTTGTATGGTGTGCTCAAGATTTCTACCGGCGATTTGCTGCGCGAGGCAGTCAGAAATAAGACGGCGCTAGGATTAGAAGCCAAGGGCTTTATGGACCAAGGAAAGCTGGTCCCCGATTCTGTTGTGATTGGGCTTGTACGGGAAAAGTTGAGCGATCCCAGTTGTGGAAAAGGATTTGTCCTTGATGGATTTCCGCGGACGGTTCCTCAAGCTGAGGAGTTAGCGAAGGCTCTTATTTCTCGTAATATCGGTTTGGACCGCGTCATTAACTTTCAAGTCTCTCGTGAAGATGTGGTCAAGCGTCTCACGGGAAGACGCAGTTGTTCTAAATGCCAGGCGACGTTTCATCTCGACTTTGCGCCATCGAAAGTGGACGGGATTTGTGATCGTTGCGGCGGCGGCCTTGTGCAGAGGAGCGACGACCAGCGAGAGGCTATTGAGACTCGCTTGAAAGTGTACGATGAGCAGACGGCACCGTTAATCAGCTTCTATGAAAAGAAGGGGCTGCTATCGAATCTTGATGGTGGCGGCTCCGTTGAATCGGTCTCACAGAATCTGACGAAGGTGTTGGCGGCGTGTAAGACGGCATGA